A single genomic interval of Rhododendron vialii isolate Sample 1 chromosome 3a, ASM3025357v1 harbors:
- the LOC131319601 gene encoding uncharacterized protein LOC131319601 isoform X1, whose amino-acid sequence MASFISSKNVAILALALALCVQGIVGGAIECENLNKDSCAFAVSSSGKRCVLEKSVKRSGEETHTCRASEIEADKLKDWVETDQCMDACGLERSVLGISSDSLLEAHFLQKLCSNQCYNSCPNIVNLYFNLAAGEGVFLPKLCETRGENGRRGLAEFKSSGFVAPGPTGVHPVKFTVAPIVAPTPCVHPVKFTVAPIVAPTPYEN is encoded by the exons ATGGCTTCTTTTATTAGCTCCAAGAATGTGGCAATCCTAGCTCTTGCTCTTGCCCTCTGTGTGCAAGGCATTGTAG GTGGAGCAATAGAATGTGAGAATCTCAACAAGGACTCGTGCGCTTTCGCCGTTTCATCTTCTGGAAAGAGATGCGTGCTGGAGAAGAGCGTGAAGAGGAGCGGGGAGGAAACCCACACATGCCGCGCATCAGAGATCGAAGCCGATAAACTGAAGGACTGGGTCGAAACCGATCAGTGCATGGATGCTTGCGGGCTGGAGAGGTCCGTGCTTGGAATCTCGTCGGACTCTCTCCTCGAGGCCCATTTCTTGCAGAAGCTTTGCTCAAACCAGTGCTACAATAGCTGCCCCAACATTGTGAACCTGTATTTCAATCTTGCTGCTGGTGAAG GAGTATTTCTTCCCAAATTATGCGAAACACGAGGCGAAAATGGACGTCGGGGACTGGCCGAGTTCAAAAGCTCCGGATTCGTTGCACCTGGACCTACAGGTGTCCACCCGGTGAAATTCACGGTCGCTCCGATAGTTGCCCCAACTCCCT GTGTCCACCCGGTGAAATTCACAGTTGCTCCGATAGTTGCCCCAACTCCCTATGAAAACTAG
- the LOC131319601 gene encoding uncharacterized protein LOC131319601 isoform X2, giving the protein MASFISSKNVAILALALALCVQGIVGGAIECENLNKDSCAFAVSSSGKRCVLEKSVKRSGEETHTCRASEIEADKLKDWVETDQCMDACGLERSVLGISSDSLLEAHFLQKLCSNQCYNSCPNIVNLYFNLAAGEGVFLPKLCETRGENGRRGLAEFKSSGFVAPGPTGVHPVKFTVAPIVAPTPCEN; this is encoded by the exons ATGGCTTCTTTTATTAGCTCCAAGAATGTGGCAATCCTAGCTCTTGCTCTTGCCCTCTGTGTGCAAGGCATTGTAG GTGGAGCAATAGAATGTGAGAATCTCAACAAGGACTCGTGCGCTTTCGCCGTTTCATCTTCTGGAAAGAGATGCGTGCTGGAGAAGAGCGTGAAGAGGAGCGGGGAGGAAACCCACACATGCCGCGCATCAGAGATCGAAGCCGATAAACTGAAGGACTGGGTCGAAACCGATCAGTGCATGGATGCTTGCGGGCTGGAGAGGTCCGTGCTTGGAATCTCGTCGGACTCTCTCCTCGAGGCCCATTTCTTGCAGAAGCTTTGCTCAAACCAGTGCTACAATAGCTGCCCCAACATTGTGAACCTGTATTTCAATCTTGCTGCTGGTGAAG GAGTATTTCTTCCCAAATTATGCGAAACACGAGGCGAAAATGGACGTCGGGGACTGGCCGAGTTCAAAAGCTCCGGATTCGTTGCACCTGGACCTACAGGTGTCCACCCGGTGAAATTCACGGTCGCTCCGATAGTTGCCCCAACTCCCTGTGAAAACTAG